A single region of the Leclercia sp. AS011 genome encodes:
- a CDS encoding DUF554 domain-containing protein has protein sequence MVIGPFINAGAVLLGGVLGAVLSQRLPERIRSSMPSIFGLASLGIGILLVIKCANLPVMVLATLVGALIGEFCYLEKGINGAVSKAKNLLSRGKQKGGGHDAFIQNYVAIIILFCASGTGIFGSMQEGMTGDPSILIAKAFLDFFTATIFATTLGIAVAAICVPMLLIQLALATCATLILPLTTPAMMADFTAVGGLLLLATGLRICGIKMFALVNMLPALVIAMPLSALWTAFFA, from the coding sequence GTGGTAATTGGACCGTTCATTAACGCAGGGGCCGTGCTGCTGGGTGGCGTACTTGGCGCCGTGCTCAGCCAGCGATTACCGGAGCGTATTCGCTCTTCCATGCCCTCGATATTTGGTCTGGCCTCGCTGGGAATCGGTATTTTGCTGGTCATCAAGTGCGCCAACCTGCCAGTGATGGTGCTGGCAACGCTGGTCGGGGCGCTGATCGGAGAGTTTTGTTATCTGGAGAAAGGGATAAATGGCGCCGTCAGCAAAGCGAAAAATCTGCTCTCCCGCGGTAAGCAGAAAGGCGGTGGTCACGACGCGTTTATCCAGAACTATGTCGCCATCATCATTCTGTTTTGCGCCAGCGGCACGGGGATTTTCGGCTCGATGCAGGAGGGGATGACCGGTGACCCCAGTATCCTTATCGCTAAAGCCTTCCTCGATTTCTTCACCGCGACGATTTTTGCGACCACGCTGGGTATTGCGGTTGCCGCCATTTGCGTGCCGATGCTGCTTATCCAGCTCGCCCTCGCCACCTGCGCCACATTAATCTTACCGCTGACCACGCCAGCGATGATGGCAGACTTCACCGCCGTCGGCGGCCTGCTGCTGCTGGCGACCGGGCTGCGGATCTGCGGAATTAAGATGTTTGCGTTGGTAAATATGCTGCCTGCGCTGGTGATCGCCATGCCGCTTTCCGCCCTGTGGACCGCGTTTTTTGCCTGA
- a CDS encoding nucleoside permease: protein MNLKLQLKILSFLQFCLWGSWLTTLGSYMFVTLKFDGASIGAVYSSLGIAAVFMPTLLGIVADKWISAKWVYALCHLVGAGTLFMAAEVTTPGAMFMVILLNSLAYMPTLGLINTISYYRLKDAGMDIVTDFPPIRIWGTIGFIMAMWGVSFAGFELSHMQLYIGAVLSVVLALFTLTLPHIPVSNQQKNQSWSTMLGLDAFALFKNKRMAIFFIFSMLLGAELQITNMFGNTFLHSFDNDPLFSGSFIVEHASVMMSISQISETLFILTIPFFLSRYGIKNVMMISIFAWMLRFGLFAYGDPSAFGTVLLVLSMIVYGCAFDFFNISGSVFVEKEVRPEIRASAQGMFLMMTNGFGCILGGVVSGKVVEMYTTNGITDWQPVWLIFAGYSLVLAFAFMALFKYKHVRTPTGAQTVAH, encoded by the coding sequence ATGAACCTTAAGCTGCAGCTTAAAATATTGTCGTTTCTGCAGTTCTGTCTGTGGGGGAGCTGGCTAACCACGCTCGGCTCCTACATGTTTGTCACGCTCAAATTCGACGGTGCCTCTATCGGCGCGGTCTATAGCTCTTTGGGTATCGCTGCCGTCTTTATGCCGACCCTGCTCGGGATCGTGGCGGATAAGTGGATAAGCGCCAAGTGGGTATACGCGCTTTGCCATCTGGTTGGGGCGGGTACGCTGTTTATGGCGGCCGAGGTCACCACGCCAGGGGCGATGTTCATGGTGATCCTGCTTAACTCGCTGGCCTATATGCCAACGCTGGGCCTGATTAACACCATCTCCTACTACCGTCTGAAAGACGCCGGTATGGACATCGTGACCGATTTCCCACCGATCCGTATCTGGGGCACCATCGGCTTTATCATGGCGATGTGGGGCGTAAGCTTCGCAGGCTTCGAACTGAGCCACATGCAGCTCTATATCGGTGCGGTCCTCTCCGTGGTGCTGGCGCTCTTCACCTTGACCCTGCCGCACATTCCGGTCTCTAACCAGCAGAAAAACCAGAGCTGGAGCACCATGCTCGGCCTGGATGCCTTCGCGCTGTTTAAAAACAAACGCATGGCGATCTTCTTTATCTTCTCCATGCTGCTGGGTGCGGAACTGCAGATCACCAACATGTTCGGCAACACCTTCCTGCACAGCTTCGATAACGACCCGCTGTTCTCCGGCAGCTTTATCGTTGAGCACGCGTCGGTGATGATGTCGATTTCGCAGATCTCCGAAACGCTGTTCATCCTGACCATCCCGTTCTTCCTGAGCCGCTATGGCATTAAGAACGTAATGATGATCAGTATCTTCGCGTGGATGCTGCGCTTCGGTCTGTTTGCCTATGGTGACCCGTCAGCCTTCGGTACCGTGCTGCTGGTACTGTCGATGATCGTCTACGGCTGCGCCTTCGACTTCTTCAACATCTCCGGCTCCGTGTTTGTGGAAAAAGAGGTTCGTCCGGAAATCCGCGCCAGCGCCCAGGGCATGTTCCTGATGATGACCAACGGCTTCGGCTGTATTCTCGGCGGCGTGGTGAGCGGTAAGGTTGTGGAGATGTATACCACCAACGGTATTACTGACTGGCAGCCGGTGTGGCTGATCTTCGCAGGCTACTCTCTGGTACTTGCCTTCGCCTTCATGGCACTGTTCAAGTACAAACATGTTCGTACGCCAACAGGTGCGCAGACCGTCGCGCATTAA
- a CDS encoding ornithine decarboxylase, which yields MKSMKIAASRELASALSTHREVVTLDNTDFTDVAAVVITVADSHSGILALLKRTGFNLPVLMFSPQPVETPAGVDAVIDGKAQEWLELEAAACRYEENLLPPFFDTLSQYVAMDNSTFACPGHQHGAFFKKHPAGRQFFDFFGENVFRADMCNADVKLGDLLIHEGSAKHAQKFAAKVFNADKTYFVLNGTSAANKVVTNALLTRGDLVLFDRNNHKSNHHGALIQAGATPVYLEAARNPFGFIGGIDERCFDEAYLRELIREVAPEKAGEARPFRLAVIQLGTYDGTIYNARQVIDKIGQLCDYILFDSAWVGYEQFIPMMADSSPLLLELNETDPGIFVTQSVHKQQAGFSQTSQIHKKDNHIRGQARFCPHKRLNNAFMLHASTSPFYPLFAALDVNAKIHEGESGRRLWAECVELGIEARKAIIANCKMIKPFIPPVVAGRPWQDHPTHAIASELRFFSFEPGAKWHGFEGYAEEQYFVDPCKLLLTTPGIDAESGEYTDFGIPATILAHYLREKGIVPEKCDLNSILFLLTPAESAEKMAQLVAMLGQFEQHIEDDTPLADVLPTIWQKYPLRYRDYTLRQLCQEMHDLYVSFDVKDLQKAMFRKESLPTVAMNPQDANQAFIRGNVELVRISEAEGRIAAEGALPYPPGVLCVVPGELWGGAVQRYFLALEEGVNLLPGFSPELQGVYSEKDADGIKRLYGYVLK from the coding sequence ATGAAATCAATGAAAATTGCCGCCAGCCGCGAGCTGGCGTCCGCCTTGTCCACGCACCGGGAAGTGGTGACGCTGGATAACACAGATTTTACGGATGTGGCGGCAGTCGTCATTACCGTCGCTGACAGTCACAGCGGCATCCTCGCGTTACTGAAACGCACCGGCTTTAACCTGCCTGTATTGATGTTCTCGCCGCAGCCTGTGGAAACCCCTGCGGGTGTCGATGCGGTGATCGACGGCAAAGCCCAGGAGTGGTTAGAGCTGGAAGCCGCGGCCTGTCGCTATGAAGAGAACCTGCTGCCGCCTTTTTTCGACACGCTCAGCCAGTACGTGGCGATGGACAACAGCACCTTTGCCTGCCCGGGGCATCAGCACGGGGCATTCTTTAAGAAACACCCCGCAGGCCGCCAGTTCTTCGATTTCTTCGGCGAGAATGTCTTTCGCGCCGACATGTGCAACGCCGACGTGAAGCTGGGCGATCTGCTGATCCATGAAGGGTCCGCCAAACACGCGCAAAAGTTCGCCGCGAAGGTGTTTAACGCCGACAAGACCTATTTCGTCCTTAACGGTACCTCGGCTGCCAACAAGGTGGTGACCAATGCGCTGCTGACCCGCGGCGATCTGGTGCTGTTTGACCGCAACAATCACAAATCCAACCACCATGGCGCGCTGATCCAGGCCGGTGCCACGCCGGTGTACCTCGAAGCGGCGCGTAACCCCTTTGGCTTTATTGGTGGCATTGATGAGCGCTGCTTTGATGAGGCGTACCTGCGGGAGCTGATCCGCGAAGTGGCCCCGGAGAAAGCCGGTGAAGCGCGTCCGTTCCGCCTGGCGGTGATCCAGCTTGGTACCTATGACGGCACCATTTATAACGCCCGCCAGGTGATCGACAAGATCGGCCAGCTGTGCGACTACATCCTGTTTGACTCCGCCTGGGTGGGTTACGAGCAGTTTATCCCGATGATGGCGGACAGCTCGCCGCTGTTGCTGGAACTCAATGAGACGGATCCGGGGATCTTTGTCACCCAGTCGGTGCACAAACAGCAGGCCGGGTTCTCCCAGACCTCGCAGATCCACAAAAAGGATAACCATATCCGCGGTCAGGCGCGTTTCTGCCCGCATAAGCGTCTCAACAACGCCTTCATGCTGCACGCCTCCACCAGCCCGTTCTATCCGCTGTTTGCGGCTCTCGACGTTAACGCCAAGATCCACGAAGGGGAGAGCGGGCGTCGGCTGTGGGCCGAGTGCGTTGAGCTGGGTATCGAGGCGCGCAAGGCGATTATCGCCAACTGCAAGATGATTAAGCCCTTTATCCCGCCGGTGGTGGCCGGGCGTCCGTGGCAGGACCATCCTACCCACGCGATTGCCAGCGAGCTGCGCTTCTTCAGCTTTGAGCCGGGGGCGAAATGGCACGGCTTTGAGGGCTACGCCGAGGAGCAATACTTTGTCGACCCGTGCAAGCTGCTGCTAACCACGCCGGGTATCGATGCTGAGAGCGGGGAGTACACCGACTTTGGTATCCCGGCGACCATTCTGGCGCACTACCTGCGTGAGAAAGGCATCGTGCCGGAGAAGTGCGACCTCAACTCCATTCTCTTTCTGCTGACTCCGGCGGAGAGCGCCGAGAAGATGGCGCAACTGGTGGCGATGCTGGGCCAGTTTGAACAACATATCGAAGACGACACCCCGCTGGCGGATGTCCTGCCGACTATCTGGCAGAAATACCCGTTGCGCTATCGTGACTACACCCTGCGTCAGCTCTGTCAGGAGATGCACGATCTGTACGTCAGCTTTGACGTGAAGGATCTGCAGAAAGCGATGTTCCGCAAAGAGAGCCTGCCTACCGTGGCGATGAACCCGCAGGATGCTAACCAGGCCTTTATTCGCGGTAACGTCGAGCTGGTGCGCATTAGCGAAGCCGAAGGGCGTATCGCGGCGGAAGGGGCGCTGCCATACCCGCCAGGGGTGCTGTGCGTGGTGCCGGGCGAACTCTGGGGTGGGGCGGTGCAACGTTACTTCCTGGCGCTGGAAGAGGGCGTCAATTTACTGCCCGGTTTTTCACCGGAACTGCAGGGCGTTTACAGCGAGAAGGATGCGGACGGGATCAAGCGCTTGTACGGTTATGTACTGAAGTAA